A region of Jaculus jaculus isolate mJacJac1 chromosome 20, mJacJac1.mat.Y.cur, whole genome shotgun sequence DNA encodes the following proteins:
- the Gapt gene encoding protein GAPT, translating into MSRCCGRTSVSIAVAVFLLVLLLVWGVACAWPWKYRGLARLALPRFLQRRSSRKRVSAETFRWASRVGASSPKTSDETKDHKPTAKGARVQNNYENVEAGLPKDKSQTEEALYENTGRPHAQEHVYENQTSSPYYDFQQARSSEEALQEENVYILPD; encoded by the coding sequence ATGTCAAGATGCTGCGGAAGGACCTCTGTGAGCATTGCTGTGGCCGTTTTCCTTCTCGTCCTCTTGCTGGTCTGGGGGGTCGCCTGTGCCTGGCCCTGGAAATACCGAGGCCTGGCAAGGCTCGCCTTACCCAGGTTTTTGCAAAGGAGAAGCAGTCGGAAAAGAGTCTCTGCAGAGACATTCCGCTGGGCCTCCCGCGTGGGTGCCTCGAGTCCCAAGACCTCAGATGAAACCAAAGACCACAAACCTACTGCCAAGGGAGCTAGGGtgcaaaacaactatgagaatgTGGAAGCAGGGCTCCCCAAAGACAAAAGCCAAACTGAGGAGGCGCTGTATGAAAACACAGGGCGCCCCCACGCGCAGGAGCACGTCTACGAAAACCAGACTTCTTCTCCCTATTATGATTTCCAGCAGGCACGCAGTTCTGAAGAAGCCCTGCAAGAAGAGAATGTCTACATCCTTCCTGATTAA